Proteins co-encoded in one Brassica rapa cultivar Chiifu-401-42 chromosome A02, CAAS_Brap_v3.01, whole genome shotgun sequence genomic window:
- the LOC103853312 gene encoding cytochrome P450 86A2, with protein MDVSNTMLIVAIAAAYWLWFKRISRWLKGPRVWPILGSLPGLIEQRDRMHDWITENLRACGGTYQTCICAVPFLAKKQGLVTVTCDPKNIEHMLKTRFDNYPKGPAWQAVFHDFLGQGIFNADGDTWLFQRKTAALEFTTRTLRQAMGRWVNRGIKLRFCPILETAQIKCEPVDLQDLVLRLTFDNICGLAFGKDTRTCAPGLPENGFASAFDRATEASLQRFILPEFLWKLKKWLGLGLEVSLNRSLGEIDGYLDAVINTRKQELLSQQESGVQGHDDLLSRFMKKKDQKGQSYSEGFLRHVALNFILAGRDTSSVALSWFFWLVTTHPTVEDKIVREICSVLIETRGTDVSSWTEEPLGFDEVDRLVYLKAALSETLRLYPSVPEDSKHVVNDDILPDGTFVPAGSSVTYSIYAAGRMKTTWGEDCLEFKPERWISPDDGKFVNHDQYRFVAFNAGPRICLGKDLAYLQMKTIAGAVLLRHRLTVAAGHKVEQKMSLTLFMKNGLMVNVHKRDLEGIMKSLITKESNDVIVLKKCNGVIGEGISVNAAVAVAV; from the exons ATGGATGTATCCAATACGATGCTGATTGTAGCGATCGCTGCAGCTTACTGGCTATGGTTCAAGCGGATCTCACGGTGGCTAAAGGGTCCACGTGTCTGGCCGATACTGGGCAGTCTTCCGGGTCTGATCGAGCAGCGTGACCGTATGCATGACTGGATCACTGAGAACCTCCGTGCGTGTGGCGGTACGTATCAGACATGTATCTGTGCAGTGCCTTTCTTGGCCAAGAAGCAAGGACTCGTGACGGTCACTTGCGACCCCAAGAACATTGAACACATGCTCAAGACCCGCTTCGATAACTATCCTAAAGGTCCCGCGTGGCAAGCCGTTTTCCATGACTTCCTCGGCCAAGGCATCTTCAACGCTGACGGCGACACCTGGCTCTTCCAGCGCAAAACCGCCGCTCTTGAATTTACCACCAG GACGCTGAGGCAAGCCATGGGTAGGTGGGTAAACCGGGGAATCAAGCTCAGGTTCTGTCCGATTCTTGAAACGGCTCAGATCAAATGCGAGCCGGTCGACCTCCAAGACTTGGTTCTACGCCTCACATTCGACAACATTTGCGGTTTAGCGTTTGGAAAGGACACTCGAACCTGTGCGCCAGGACTTCCCGAGAATGGATTCGCTTCGGCTTTTGACCGAGCCACCGAAGCTTCTCTGCAGCGGTTTATTCTGCCGGAATTCCTGTGGAAGCTCAAGAAATGGCTGGGGCTCGGCTTAGAAGTCAGCTTGAACCGGAGCTTGGGAGAGATTGATGGGTATTTAGATGCAGTCATTAATACACGTAAGCAAGAACTGCTGAGTCAGCAAGAGAGTGGGGTCCAGGGACACGACGATCTCCTCTCCCGTTttatgaagaagaaagatcagAAAGGTCAGTCTTACAGCGAGGGTTTCCTGCGGCACGTGGCGCTTAATTTCATACTCGCTGGTCGTGACACGTCATCAGTAGCACTGAGCTGGTTTTTCTGGCTCGTCACGACGCATCCAACGGTGGAGGATAAGATCGTGCGCGAGATATGCTCCGTTCTGATCGAGACGCGTGGAACCGACGTCTCGTCGTGGACGGAGGAGCCCTTAGGATTCGATGAGGTGGATCGATTGGTTTACCTCAAGGCGGCGCTCTCGGAGACGCTCAGGCTTTACCCATCGGTGCCGGAGGACTCGAAGCACGTCGTGAACGACGATATTCTGCCGGACGGAACCTTCGTACCGGCGGGATCGTCGGTGACGTATTCGATATACGCGGCGGGGAGGATGAAGACGACGTGGGGAGAGGATTGCCTGGAATTCAAGCCGGAGAGGTGGATCTCGCCGGACGATGGGAAGTTCGTGAACCACGACCAGTATAGATTCGTGGCGTTTAACGCCGGACCAAGGATATGTCTGGGGAAGGATCTAGCGTATCTCCAGATGAAAACGATAGCTGGGGCGGTTTTACTCAGGCACAGACTGACGGTGGCGGCGGGACACAAGGTGGAGCAGAAGATGTCGTTGACTTTGTTCATGAAGAACGGACTTATGGTAAACGTGCACAAGAGAGATTTGGAAGGCATCATGAAGAGTCTCATAACCAAGGAGAGTAACGACGTCATTGTCCTCAAAAAATGCAACGGCGTAATTGGCGAAGGCATTTCCGTTAATGCAGCTGTGGCTGTCGCGGTGTAG